A single window of Sander lucioperca isolate FBNREF2018 chromosome 22, SLUC_FBN_1.2, whole genome shotgun sequence DNA harbors:
- the LOC116061220 gene encoding potassium voltage-gated channel subfamily A member 7 encodes MDSSDPQDDERGGRRKESDGENGKQLKNQLNCEEKGEKEIQVNEKEKKKETRHSGSLWRNGWALSERLAINVSGMRYETQLRTLAQFPDTLLGDPRRRLRYFDPLRNELFLDRNRACFDAILYFYQSGGRLRRPANIPLDIFMDELMFYELGQDIMSRFKEDEGFAKEEERPLPSNEIQKRLWMLFEHPESSSGARIIAIISVMVIVVSILIFCLETLPDFRNEKETREAYFYKYHSQAKNISENMPLPHSVFHDPFFLVETVCICWFSFELLMRFACSPSKMYFFKDVMNIIDFSAILPFFVTLGTELAKDNDASPATSLAIIRVIRLVRVFRIFKLSRHSKGLQILGQTLKASMRELGLLIFFLFIGVIIFSSAIYFAEADHTDTHFISIPHAFWWAVVTMTTVGYGDMYPATVWGKLVGSMCAIAGVLTISLPVPVIVSNFSYFYHRETECEDHTEYTHVQTGLWEDKGPEGEIEEIEEGDRDPEGDYYAIEGICNPLKGTLLGGLCTGQGTEFRGGNMYLREPLVTQV; translated from the exons ATGGACAGCAGTGACCCACAGGACGATGAAAGAGGAGGCAGAAGGAAGGAGAGTGATGGAGAGAACGGTAAACAGCTGAAAAACCAACTCAACTGTGAGgaaaaaggagagaaggagatcCAAGTGAacgagaaggagaagaagaaagagaccCGACATTCTGGGTCTCTATGGAGGAATGGATGGGCGCTGAGTGAAAGACTGGCCATCAATGTCTCTGGGATGCGTTATGAAACTCAGCTTCGCACCTTAGCCCAATTCCCTGACACCTTGCTTGGTGACCCTAGGCGTAGGTTACGGTACTTTGACCCACTTCGAAACGAGCTCTTCCTAGACCGAAACCGTGCCTGCTTTGATGCCATTCTGTACTTCTACCAGTCAGGTGGGAGGCTTCGGAGGCCCGCGAACATACCCCTGGACATCTTCATGGATGAGCTGATGTTCTACGAGCTGGGACAGGACATCATGAGTCGCTTCAAGGAGGACGAAGGTTTTgcaaaagaggaggagaggccGCTACCGTCCAACGAAATCCAGAAAAGACTATGGATGTTGTTTGAGCACCCCGAGTCCTCATCAGGCGCACGCATCATAGCCATCATCAGTGTCATGGTCATTGTGGTGTCCATCCTCATCTTCTGCCTGGAGACATTGCCTGACTTCAGGAATGAGAAAGAGACACGAGAG GCATATTTTTACAAGTACCACTCCCAGGCAAAGAACATATCTGAGAACATGCCTCTTCCACACAGTGTTTTCCATGACCCCTTCTTCCTGGTAGAAACCGTCTGCATATGCTGGTTCTCCTTCGAGCTCCTCATGCGCTTCGCTTGTTCTCCCAGCAAGATGTACTTCTTCAAGGATGTCATGAACATAATCGATTTCAGTGCCATCCTACCCTTTTTTGTCACTCTGGGAACGGAGCTGGCCAAGGATAATGACGCCTCTCCAGCCACATCCTTGGCCATCATCAGAGTCATCAGGTTAGTGAGGGTGTTCAGGATCTTTAAGTTGTCTCGTCACTCTAAGGGCCTTCAGATCCTTGGTCAGACACTGAAGGCCAGCATGCGTGAACTGGGCCTGCTTATCTTCTTCCTGTTTATTGGCGTCATCATCTTCTCCAGTGCCATCTACTTTGCTGAGGCTGACCACACCGACACACACTTTATCAGTATACCACATGCCTTCTGGTGGGCAGTTGTCACCATGACCACAGTGGGCTATGGTGACATGTACCCAGCGACAGTGTGGGGTAAGCTAGTGGGCTCAATGTGCGCCATTGCTGGTGTTCTCACCATCTCGCTGCCAGTGCCTGTCATAGTGTCCAACTTTAGCTACTTCTACCATCGGGAGACTGAATGTGAGGACCATACCGAGTACACACATGTCCAGACGGGTCTGTGGGAGGACAAGGGTCCAGAAGGGGAGATAGAGGAAATAGAGGAAGGGGATAGAGATCCAGAGGGAGATTATTATGCCATTGAAGGCATATGCAACCCTTTGAAAGGGACTCTGCTGGGTGGACTGTGTACAGGGCAGGGCACAGAGTTCAGAGGAGGAAACATGTATCTGAGGGAACCACTGGTTACCCAAGTGTAG
- the fgf21 gene encoding fibroblast growth factor 21 — protein sequence MFLFPHTSFSCLSFLLIIPLPFSLSFYLTDSNPLLSFDNQVREVHLYTDNHRRAMYLQMTVDGKVSGSDAQTCYSVLQLKSVNPGHTVIQGKSSSLFLCVDSGGHLRGQGQYSEADCTFRELLLADGYTRFLSSHHGFPVSLASRHSPDRHSVPFTRFLPLRNTLAGDSVSEQPPNNQRYFNVDSDDLLGMGLNTMVSPQFSVDK from the exons atgtttttgtttccacACACCTCTTTCTCTTGCCTGTCTTTTCTCTTAATCATCCcacttcctttctctctttcattttATCTCACTGACTCCAACCCACTGTTGTCCTTTGATAACCAAGTCAGAGAGGTACACCTCTACACAG ATAATCACAGAAGAGCGATGTATCTGCAAATGACTGTGGATGGGAAAGTGTCAGGAAGTGATGCTCAGACTTGTTACA GTGTGCTGCAGCTGAAATCTGTCAATCCAGGCCATACTGTCATCCAGGGAAAGTCAtcatctctgtttctctgtgtggaCAGTGGAGGCCATTTAAGGGGGCAG GGGCAATACTCAGAGGCCGACTGCACCTTCAGAGAACTGCTGCTGGCAGATGGATACACCCGTTTCCTTTCCTCGCACCATGGATTTCCTGTGTCTCTGGCATCAAGACATTCCCCAGATCGACACTCAGTCCCCTTCACTCGATTCCTACCACTTAGGAATACCTTGGCAGGGGACAGTGTGTCTGAACAGCCACCAAACAATCAGAGATATTTCAACGTGGACTCGGATGATCTTTTAGGAATGGGTCTAAATACTATGGTCAGTCCTCAGTTCTCAGTGGACAAGTAA